A stretch of the Streptomyces sp. NBC_01428 genome encodes the following:
- a CDS encoding tetratricopeptide repeat protein: MRESHRAEAERLLARAVEEEVRRSGGRVDGGVLLSRARAALDAMAETAAEEYATYTRALDEAAAGQQTFGQRYAREGSGTPLLVAAVGALAAVVADLALGTGAGTAVGTGATVAVAGAAATVLKVTATHVPAASRRAGALGQPGGPEQLRLQWLTALEVRGIRPFLDQQRVLNASTGAKKGAPQLRRTDKSAAARRRSVLEQSFGQLPESEGPFAGRRAELSRVAQWVQAARASTETKPTVVVLHGAPGSGRSTLAIRAAHALKDQFRGACVVDLRGDSPDDPPLTTRDALLHLLNRLGAPREQLLFRERSSQDQQVRRLGELYHQHLTGLPVTIVLDDASDAEQVRTLVPERSESLVLVTARKPLDLPADLPAWVHQLPVESLDAAGAEELLTASAQDRTGPYDAESTDQVRELCGGLPLALRVAGSSLGPRTARQLATDLAAYGPVEPVERVLWLRYTDQSDLGRRLLRRLALAGRASLGAAAAASLLATDEPEATRHLTALSQAGLIDHVRGSRYRLHDLVRAFAAARLLDEEEATERTAAQERLIVNYAELADSVIRLVDGKTSTRADQFGPHGFTSLDAALRWLDDESSFITAALRHAEGVNQSAVLNLLGALCDYCLLRGDLYRLGEISELTQAVDQGLLVRSVQWRTGIAARQLGELDKARTTLASVVDLYFEAHHDAGAARALCSLGITLHHQGNLTEAAAKLQEAMDLQASPELAADRAWTMHALAAVERDRSRLAQALDLLTEALVLHRASGSVHGEAWAHFQLGQLGLRMGDVPRADRELREALDLYGRTRDARGEAWALTQLARARLVEGDPSSAVDGLRQAASRHRENEDARGEAWTVYYLGQALEETGNLDQAVRELERSRTMFSRMRDVYGLACARHHSARVTRDQRAAQTGSLRNSGFARQLLVDARADFQRIGVAHGEAWTCLELAVVDAGNGRAQQAMALCDEAVGLFASYGDHRGEDWARFLRSTLLPYAAPGGYEVGAAVAQEELAQLARTGHATRDGKLDDCIEAYQLLLERGVDLDAGWQAWRLGMVPGRHARDVMGVAVRAARD, from the coding sequence ATGCGGGAGAGCCACCGGGCGGAGGCCGAGCGCCTGTTGGCCAGGGCCGTCGAGGAGGAGGTGCGCCGGTCGGGAGGGCGTGTCGACGGCGGGGTGCTGCTGTCGCGGGCGCGGGCCGCGCTCGACGCGATGGCGGAGACGGCCGCGGAGGAGTACGCGACGTACACACGGGCCCTGGACGAGGCGGCGGCCGGACAGCAGACGTTCGGGCAGCGCTACGCGCGCGAGGGGTCCGGAACTCCACTGCTGGTGGCCGCTGTTGGCGCGTTAGCGGCGGTCGTCGCCGACCTGGCGCTCGGTACCGGCGCGGGCACCGCCGTCGGTACCGGGGCGACGGTGGCGGTGGCGGGCGCCGCGGCCACCGTCCTCAAGGTGACGGCCACGCACGTGCCGGCCGCGAGCCGCCGCGCCGGGGCGCTGGGCCAGCCCGGCGGACCCGAACAACTGCGGCTCCAGTGGCTGACCGCCCTGGAGGTACGGGGCATCCGGCCGTTCCTCGACCAGCAGCGGGTGCTCAACGCGTCGACCGGCGCGAAGAAGGGTGCGCCCCAGCTGCGGCGCACCGACAAGAGCGCGGCAGCCCGCAGGCGCAGCGTCCTGGAGCAGTCCTTCGGCCAACTGCCGGAGTCGGAGGGCCCGTTCGCCGGGCGCCGGGCCGAGCTGTCCCGGGTCGCGCAGTGGGTGCAGGCGGCCCGGGCGAGCACGGAGACGAAGCCCACGGTCGTCGTGCTGCACGGCGCGCCGGGCTCCGGCCGCAGCACGCTCGCGATCCGCGCGGCGCACGCCCTCAAGGACCAGTTCCGCGGCGCGTGCGTGGTGGACCTGCGGGGCGACAGCCCGGACGACCCGCCGCTCACCACCCGCGACGCGCTGCTCCATCTGTTGAACCGGCTGGGCGCGCCCCGCGAACAGCTCCTGTTCCGTGAGCGTTCCTCGCAGGACCAGCAGGTCAGACGGCTGGGCGAGCTGTACCACCAGCATCTGACGGGCCTGCCGGTGACGATCGTGCTGGACGACGCGAGCGACGCCGAGCAGGTGCGCACCCTCGTACCGGAACGCTCGGAGAGCCTCGTCCTGGTCACCGCGCGCAAGCCGCTCGACCTGCCCGCCGACCTCCCCGCCTGGGTGCACCAGCTGCCCGTCGAGTCCCTGGACGCGGCGGGCGCGGAGGAACTGCTCACCGCGTCGGCGCAGGACCGCACCGGCCCGTACGACGCCGAATCGACCGACCAGGTGCGGGAGTTGTGCGGCGGGCTGCCGCTGGCGCTGCGCGTGGCGGGCTCGTCGCTCGGTCCGCGCACCGCCCGTCAGCTCGCGACCGACCTGGCGGCGTACGGCCCGGTGGAACCCGTCGAGCGGGTGCTGTGGCTGCGGTACACGGACCAGTCGGACCTCGGCCGCCGGCTGCTGCGCCGGCTGGCGCTGGCCGGCCGGGCCTCCCTCGGCGCCGCGGCGGCGGCCTCGCTCCTCGCGACCGACGAACCCGAGGCGACCCGGCATCTGACGGCGCTGTCGCAGGCGGGCCTGATCGACCACGTGCGCGGCAGCCGCTACCGCCTGCACGACCTCGTCCGGGCCTTCGCCGCCGCCCGGCTCCTCGACGAGGAGGAGGCGACGGAGCGTACGGCCGCGCAGGAACGCCTGATCGTGAACTACGCGGAGCTCGCCGACTCGGTGATCCGCCTGGTCGACGGCAAGACGTCGACGCGCGCCGACCAGTTCGGGCCGCACGGCTTCACCTCGCTGGACGCCGCGCTGCGCTGGCTGGACGACGAGTCGAGCTTCATCACGGCGGCCCTGCGGCACGCGGAGGGGGTGAACCAGTCCGCCGTCCTGAACCTGCTGGGCGCCCTGTGCGACTACTGCCTGCTGCGGGGCGACCTGTACCGCCTCGGCGAGATCAGCGAGCTGACGCAGGCCGTCGACCAGGGGCTGCTGGTCCGCTCGGTGCAGTGGCGCACCGGTATCGCGGCCCGTCAGCTCGGTGAGCTGGACAAGGCGCGGACCACGCTGGCGTCGGTGGTGGACCTGTACTTCGAGGCGCACCACGACGCGGGCGCGGCACGGGCACTGTGCTCGCTGGGCATCACGCTGCACCACCAGGGCAATCTGACCGAGGCGGCGGCCAAGCTCCAGGAGGCCATGGACCTGCAGGCCTCCCCGGAGCTGGCGGCGGACCGGGCGTGGACGATGCACGCGCTGGCGGCGGTGGAGCGGGACAGGTCCCGTCTCGCCCAGGCGCTGGACCTGCTGACCGAGGCGCTGGTCCTGCACCGCGCGAGCGGCTCGGTGCACGGCGAGGCGTGGGCGCACTTCCAGCTGGGGCAGCTCGGGCTGCGCATGGGTGACGTGCCGCGCGCCGACCGGGAGCTGCGTGAGGCGCTCGATCTGTACGGCCGTACCCGCGACGCCCGCGGTGAGGCCTGGGCGCTGACCCAGCTGGCGCGGGCCCGCCTGGTGGAGGGCGATCCGTCGTCCGCGGTCGACGGGCTGCGTCAGGCGGCGTCGCGTCACCGGGAGAACGAGGACGCGCGCGGCGAGGCGTGGACGGTGTACTACCTGGGCCAGGCGCTGGAGGAGACCGGCAATCTCGACCAGGCGGTGCGCGAGCTGGAGCGCTCACGGACGATGTTCTCCCGGATGCGGGACGTGTACGGGCTGGCGTGCGCCCGGCACCATTCGGCCCGGGTGACCCGCGACCAGCGGGCCGCGCAGACGGGTTCGCTGCGCAACTCCGGCTTCGCCCGCCAGCTCCTGGTGGACGCCCGGGCGGACTTCCAGCGCATCGGGGTGGCGCACGGCGAGGCCTGGACGTGTCTGGAGCTCGCCGTCGTCGACGCGGGCAACGGCCGCGCCCAGCAGGCCATGGCGCTGTGCGACGAGGCCGTAGGACTGTTCGCGTCGTACGGCGACCACCGCGGCGAG